Genomic segment of Panicum virgatum strain AP13 chromosome 2K, P.virgatum_v5, whole genome shotgun sequence:
TATTGCTAATGAACGAGAGTGTAGGGGGtttttttctccctttaaatacagatcacctccctcatggaaaaagtgCACCATAGATCATTATACGTGGAGTCCCCTAGGTTTGGGAATTCATAGTACGATCTAatcgagttagggttttgcctctcctcgctgctgcgccgcctTCGTAGTTGCTCCATCCCGAacgccggcgtgcaccggcgaacgaGAGAGCAGGTCTCAggaaccgctcgctcttgtgatcctgcaccgggagagggcgaataaggtttttgggaagcgccaagcgcgactgctcatcttcttcgccacgATTCGTTCTCCATCCAAGTTAGGAGCTGCggcgtaccgtcgtctgcaTCGCCGGTTGCTGTGCTCCGTTCGATGGACCATCTTCGTCTCGTCTGcgcctttcgtcttcccggcggctcccgcacagtacgtattttgtgatcagatctgtttcataatcatgttttctgagattATGTTTATGATATATgtactgtctagtatgttagagtcatgcatgctaaGTTTAATTCTCATCATGATAAATCcagttcggaatttaaacttacagttgtctatttCTCCAACAATCCAAAAATCTTATAATAGGCAATCTGTTGATTTAACAATGGCTGGTTTTGCTGAGTCACTGAGGCCAGAAAAGTTTACTGGCGTGAACTTTAAGATATGGAAGTCCAAGGTTCGCCTCTAGTTTACTGCTATGCACATCTGGGACATGAGACTTGGCAAGCCTGAGGGTGTACTTACTGCTGAAGAGCAGAAGAAGTACGATAAGGCCAATAATCTCTTTGTCGGATGTATCATTAGCAATCTGTCAGACGGATTAATCCgtgtgtacattgatgagacaGAGGCGAAGACGTTGTGGGATGCTCTGGTTGCAAAGTATGATGCAATAGATGCGGGCAATGAACTGTACCTCATGGAGAGTTTCCATGACTACAGGATGGTGAATAACCGTTCTGTGGTGGAACAGGCGCATGAGGTGCAGTGCattgtcaagaatcttgatctccttaagtgtcctattcccgaaaagtttgtggctggatgcattattgcaaagttgccttcccagtggaggaacttcgccacaactctgaaacacaagagacaggagatatcagttgaaaatctgatagcgactcttgatgttgaggagaaagCTCGGAAGAAGGACGTGCCTGAGAAAGGAGATCAAGGCCAGTCCAGCGCCAACCTGGTCCAAAGGTTCCCACATGGCAAGAACAAAGGGAATAACAAGCCTAACAAGACcactaccttcaagaagaagaagaacaaggcttTGGAAAAGTGCTATGCATGTGGTAAGCTTGGACACTTCTCCAATGAGTGCCCAGATCGGGCAGACCGCAgggccaagaaagcaaatgagtCCAAGGATGTCAACATGGTGACCATAAGCAACACTGGAGATGAGTACGGTAAtttacctacagttctttcagtttttcaatccacgagttggtggcttgatacgggtgctaatgttcatgtgtgtgctgacatctctatgttttcttcttaccagaccgtccGGGACTTCTccgtgctgatggggaacggctcacatgcttctgttcatggtgttggcatggtagatctgaagtttacttcggggaagatcgTGCAGCTGAGGAACGTACAGCATGTGCCCACTATCAACAAGAATCTGGTCAGCGGGTCAGTCCTATTCAAGGATGGATTTAAGGTAGTGTTAGAGTCCAATAAATTTGTCGTGTCGAAACATGGGCAATTCGTTGGTAAAGGCTATgattgcggaggcttgttccgctttTCTCTTGCTGAATTTTGTAATAAGTCGGTGAATCATATTTGTGGCAACGTTAGCGATGATGCGAGTGTTTGGCATTCACGTTTGTGTCATGTTAATTTTAGTTTGATGTCTCGGCTTTCCAGCATGCGTTTAATTCCGAAATTCACCATTGCCAAAGGTtctaagtgccatagttgtgtgcaatcaaagcaacctcggaagcctcacaaggctgctgaggagagacacttggcacctctagaactcatacattctgatctatgtgagatgaatggtgtgttgacaaaaggtgggaaAAGATACTTCATGACGTTAATTGACGATGCGACTAGATTTTGCCATGTTTATTTGTTGCGAACTAAGAACGAAGCGttagactactttaaaatctataaagcggaagttgagaatcaactagagagaaagatcaagcgtctaaggtcagatcgtggtggcgggtattttcccaaaatatttgatgaattctgtgaggagcatggaattattcatgagaggacgcctccctattctccCGAATCAAACAGGATTGCCGAGAGGAAAAACCGCACGGTGACTAACTTGGTTAACTCCATGTTAGACACAGCTGGTCTTTCTAAGGCATGGTGGGGGGAGGCTATATTAACTTCGTGTCATGTCTTGAATAAAGTTCCAAACAAGAATCAAgatcaaactccatatgagatgtGGAATGAGAGAAAACCATCACTTTCTTATCTGCGCATGTGGGGGTGCTTAGCGAAAGTTAATGTGCCTATTCCAAAGAAGCGCAAGTTGGGACCTAAGACAatggattgtgtctttctagtATATGCTCAGAGGAGCATTGCTTATAGATTCTTAGTCGTTAAATCTGAGATACCAGATGTGCATGTTGATACTATTATGGAATCTCGTGATGCAAcattttttgagaatatttttCCTATGAAAGATATGCATAGCAATTCTAGATTTTCGACAGAGATAACTCCTCAACCTGCAGTACCTATCGAGTCTTCTGAACAATCCGATGAATATGAGCATGTCCtagagaaggatgacagtgaagctcctagaagaagcaagagacaaaggattgtaaaatcctttggtgacgatttcactgtgtaccttgtggaCAATACTCTCACGTCCATTGCAGAGGCATATGTATCTTCATatgcagatgattggaaagaagcagtccaaagtgagatggactcAATTCTTTCTAATGGAACATGGGAGCTCACTGAACGACCCTATGGTTGCAAGACAATAGGATGTAAGTGGATATTCAAGAAGAAGCTTAAACCTGACGGTACTATTGACAAGTACAAGGCTCGGCTTGTTGCTAAAGGGTACACACAAAAGGAAGGCGAAGACTTCTTTGATACTTATTCACCTGTCACTAGATTGACCACTATTCGAGCATTAATTTCCTTGGCTGCCTCATATGGTCTTAtcattcatcagatggatgttaagacagctttcctaaatggagagttggatgagGAGATCTACATGGATCAGCCTGATGGATTTGTAATGAAAGGTCAAAAAAACAAGGTGTGTAAGCTTTTGAAGTTTTTGTATGGGTTGAAACAAGCAcctaagcaatggcatgagaagttcgacagaactttaACTTCTGCGGGCTTTGCCATTAATGAGGCtgatagatgtgtgtactatcgctatggtgggggtggaggagtgatattatgcttgtatgtgaacgacatactgatctttagcacaaacattgatgtgatcaatgaggtcaagtcctttctttcaaagagctttgatataaaggatctaggagaagctgatgttatccttaacatCAAGCTTATTAAGGTTGAGAATGGGATTACTCTTTCACGATCCCATTATGTGGAAAAGGTCTTGAGCCATTTTGACTATATCGACAGCAAGTCTTCTCCAACACCTTATGACCCTAGTGTGATGTTGAGAAAGAACAGGAAAATTGCCAAAGATCAACTGAGATATTCGCAGATTATTGGTTCACTCATGTACTTAGCTAGCGCAACGAGACCCGACATATCTTTTGctgtgagcaaattgagcaggttcatgtcaaacccgggtactgatcattgtcatgcacttgaaagggttatgcgctatctagcaggtactatgagttatgggattaactattctgggcaccctgctgtgcttgagggatatagtgattcaaactggataTCTGACGCTGATGAGCTATATGTCACGAGTGGGTATGTATTTACCCTTGGAGGTGGTGTGATATCATGGAGGTCTTGCAAACAGATCATTTTGACGCGGTCaaccatggaagcagaacttactgctttggacacagccactgttgaggcagagtggctgcgtgagctcttgatggacttgcctgtggttgagaaaccagtgccggccatccttatgaactgtgacaatcaaacggtgatagttaaagtgaacagtgctaaggataatgcaaagtcatcaagacatgtttaaagacgactgaagtctgtcagaaagttgagaaactccggagtgataaatgtgacttatattcaaacagacaaaaacctggcagatctctttacaaaaggattatcactgaatgtgatagatagtgcatcaagggagatgggtatgagacccgtataagttgccacagtggtaacccaacctatgtgatcggagatacCGTTAATTAGGACTTGGGGAGAACAAGCTGATGGTAAACTGAGGAGAGTAATGGTTAAACCCTCTCTAAGAAAAGATGTAATTCTCTCAGTTGCTGTAAGGCAGGTTGGCTATTTGCCTTAATGTGTTTCTGTTGGCTCTAATGATCAAAGGTGCTGTCCTACAGAGCATTCTTGaaagaacacacctatatgagtctgactgtCTAACGTCACAGTCTGTGAGATTTGGGTGATCTCTAGTAAACTCATGAAGAGACCAGGGAGTATGACGTATATGCTCCACCCGCGGAGAAGGCTACTAGCAGCCATGTACTGGTTATGACTTTGAGTGAAAGTTGTTCGCACcaaacttgcaattcaaggcatagtctaTTGTTCAAGTTGTGGATAAGTGTAGCTTGGAGCTTTAGGtgagagttcaacttaacagtcctcaCTAAAACACTGGTATATCAAACAGTAGTGAGAAACAGACAAAATCTATAAATGAGTATTTGAGATCTGGTGGGGgattgttagatttatgggcttggcccatataaataatcctaataaatctcaaaggcccattagcgctaagaggaggtacaccatctattagtcccatattgctaatggacgagggtgtaggggggtttttctccctttaaatacggatcacctccctcatggaaaaagtgCATCATAGATTATTATACGTGGAGTCCCCTAGTTTTGGGAATTCATAAGACGATCTAatcgagttagggttttgcctctcCTCGTTGCTGCGCCGCCTTCGTATTTGCTCCATCCCGAACACCGGCGTGCACCGACGAATGGGAGAGTaggtctccggaaccgctcgctcttgtgatcttgcaccgggagagggcgaataaggtttttggaagcgccaagcgcgactgctcatcttcttcgccacgactcgtcctccgtccaagtcaggagctgcggcgtaccgtcgtctgcatcgccggttgctgcgctccCGTTCGAAGGACCATCTTCGTCTCGTCTGCACCTTTCGTCTTCCCGGTGGCTCCCgcacagtacgtattttgtgatcagatctgtttcataatcatattttctgagatcatgtttatgatatacgtactgtctagtatgttagagtcataCATGTTAAATTTAATTCTCATCATGATAAATCTAATTCGGAATTTAAATTTACAGTTGTCTATTTCTCCAACACGCCGCACCCACCTCCGCTCGGCGTCGCCTGCTCCTATAAATCCCTCCCCTGATCCGCCACACCGGAAACCCAACCCAAGCTCCGATCCTCCTCACTCGAGGTCGCCCCCAAGCTCCACCGCCACTACTCACGTCCGTCCCCACCGCCAGACCAGCTGGCTCCGTCGACCCCAATTCTCAGTTCTCATCAGCTCCTGACCGATTTGATTAGCTCCCTTCCGACCGGCAATGGCGTCGTCCGTCACTgctcccccggcggcggctccggcctCCGTGCAGGCGCCGGCGAAGGCCAAGAAGCCGACGCAGCTCAGCCCCGGCACCGGCAAGGCTAGGACCGCGGCCCCCGCGCGGCCAATGCGCGCCGCTACCTCCGGGCCCAAGTGGAACCCGCTCcagcggctcgcggcggcggcgctggacgcggtggaggaggggctcGTGGCGGGGATCCTCGAGCGCGCGCACCCGCTCCCGCGGACGGCGGACCCGGCCGTGCAGATCGCCGGCAACTACGCGCCCGTCGGGGAgcgcccgccccgccgcggcgagccgctccccgtcgccggccgcgTCCCGGCGTGCCTGGACGGGGTCTACGTCCGCAACGGCGCCAACCCGCTCCATGCGCCGCGCGCCGGGCACCACCTCTTCGACGGCGACGGCATGCTGCACGCCGTGCGGcttcgcggcggccgcgccgagtCCTACGCCTGCCGCTTCACGGAGACGGCCCGGCTCCGGCAGGAGCGCGCCATCGGCCGGCCCGTCTTTCCCAAGGCCATCGGCGAGCTCCACGGCCACTCGGGCGTGGCGCGCCTGCTCCTCTTCGGCGCCCGCTCCCTCTGCGGCGTGCTCGACGCCTCGCAGGGGATCGGCGTCGCCAACGCCGGCCTCGTCTACCACAACAACCGCCTCCTCGCCATGTCCGAGGACGACCTCCCGTACCACGTGCgcgtcgccgccgacggcgacctCGAGACCGTCGGCCGCTACGACTTCGGCGGCCAGCTCGACGGCGCCATGATCGCGCACCCCAAGCTCGACCAGGCCACCGGCGAGCTCTTCGCGCTCAGCTACAATGTCGTCTCCAAGCCGTACCTCAAATACTTCTACTTCGCCGCCGACGGCCGCAAGTCCCCCGACGTCGAGATCCCCGTCGACGCGCCCACCATGATGCACGACTTCGCCATCACCGAGAACCACGCCATCATCCCCGACCAGCAGATCGTCTTCAAGCTCCAGGAGATGGTGCTCGGCGGCTCCCCCGTGGTGTACGACCGGAGCAAGACCGCGCGGTTCGGGGTGCTGCCGAagcgcgccgccgacgcgtcgGAGCTCCGGTGGGTGGAGGTCCCCGACTGCTTCTGCTTCCACCTCTGGAACGCGTGGGAGGACGAGGCCACCGGCGAGATCGTCGTGATCGGGTCCTGCATGACCCCCGCCGACGCCGTGTTCAACGAGTCCTCCGCCGGCGAGGAGAGCTTTCGCAGCGTGCTCTCGGAGATCCGGCTGGACCCGCGCGCCGGCACgtcccggcggcgcgcggtgctgAGCGACGCCGACCAGGTGAACCTCGAGGCCGGCATGGTGAACCGGCAGCTGCTGGGCCGCAAGACACGCTACGCCTACCTCGCCATCGCCGAGCCGTGGCCCAAGGTGTCGGGCTTCGCCAAGGTGGACCTGGAGGCCGGCACCGTCGAGAAGTTCTTCTACGGCGAGGGCCGGTACGGCGGCGAGCCCTGCTTCGTGCCGCGCccggacgccggcgccgccgaggacgaCGGGTACGTGCTGGGCTACGTGCACGACGAGGCGCGCGGAGCGTCGGAGATGCTCGTCGTGAACGCCCGCGACATGCGGGCGGAGGCCGCCGTCAAGCTGCCGGGGCGCGTGCCGTACGGGCTGCACGGCACGttcatcgccggcgacgagctgcAGCGGCAGGCCTAGCGGGCGACGCGAGAGCTGCCTCGGCGATCACGAACTCTCGACCACCTCGCGTACATACAGAGACTTATTACAGTGCACAGTAGGTAGCTAGTAGCAGGCTGCTAGTGACGTGGCAACTAAATTATTCACAGCTAGTTGTTGCTTAGCTTAGTACAGGGAATTTAATATGTTTTTTCATTAGAGCAGTAGATAGGATGCTGATTACGGCCGTGTGGTACTGATTTTTGGGGCAGACGTACGCCGGCCGTATATGTGTATAGCACCTAGTTATTACCTGTATGATGTATATAGGAATTACAAACTTGTAGAATTTTCTGTGCAGAAATAAAGGGATTTATGTACATATATAACTACGGGTGCTTGTTCGTATGTAAATACAAAACAGTACATCTACGGATGAGTAGCCATACGTGTATGTATTTTTCTGTATTTATACGCACGCTCCGGTTGCCACCTAACAAAAATTTGCATCAGGTTTCCTTTTGTCGAGTTTGACTTGTGTCGGCTACCTGCTTGTCGGAGACACCACTGTGTGAACTGACGACACGACCAGTAGTGTTATTTTTAGTTTAACGGGATGCATGCTCTGTCAAGGGCAGAGGAGGTACCTTAAAAGCCACTACCATAGGCTAATGGCCGTCAAGGTCGCCTTAAACAAAGTGCTACAAGGATCAACTTGAAAGGAAAGGATGATTACATTAATCAAAGTGCTACTAAGTTTAAGCAGATAGATACAGCATATACCTTCCTTTGCACATGCCGAGTTACCAACCATGGACCAACACGTCCACCGGCTAAGTAGGAAGAGAATCTAGGGGCGGATCTGACTTAAGCTAAGACAAAAGAGTAGAGCGAATAACATACGTGAAAGGAACCGGTTCCCGAAAAGGcaacccgactccctgtatcgtcgtgatagtccttGAATCAGTCGCTAttacatacagaactcatttcagacAGAAATCACAGTCATACCAGCGATTACAGAACATTCATGGGTTTAACTTATTA
This window contains:
- the LOC120662057 gene encoding 9-cis-epoxycarotenoid dioxygenase NCED4, chloroplastic-like; this encodes MASSVTAPPAAAPASVQAPAKAKKPTQLSPGTGKARTAAPARPMRAATSGPKWNPLQRLAAAALDAVEEGLVAGILERAHPLPRTADPAVQIAGNYAPVGERPPRRGEPLPVAGRVPACLDGVYVRNGANPLHAPRAGHHLFDGDGMLHAVRLRGGRAESYACRFTETARLRQERAIGRPVFPKAIGELHGHSGVARLLLFGARSLCGVLDASQGIGVANAGLVYHNNRLLAMSEDDLPYHVRVAADGDLETVGRYDFGGQLDGAMIAHPKLDQATGELFALSYNVVSKPYLKYFYFAADGRKSPDVEIPVDAPTMMHDFAITENHAIIPDQQIVFKLQEMVLGGSPVVYDRSKTARFGVLPKRAADASELRWVEVPDCFCFHLWNAWEDEATGEIVVIGSCMTPADAVFNESSAGEESFRSVLSEIRLDPRAGTSRRRAVLSDADQVNLEAGMVNRQLLGRKTRYAYLAIAEPWPKVSGFAKVDLEAGTVEKFFYGEGRYGGEPCFVPRPDAGAAEDDGYVLGYVHDEARGASEMLVVNARDMRAEAAVKLPGRVPYGLHGTFIAGDELQRQA